The Syngnathus typhle isolate RoL2023-S1 ecotype Sweden linkage group LG6, RoL_Styp_1.0, whole genome shotgun sequence genome has a window encoding:
- the ttc36 gene encoding tetratricopeptide repeat protein 36, with the protein MASEHDRAVLQAIFSPNTPFEDVPGLDQEQDLTDDDGPFDADSLRQVKDLESRGVSAAEAGDLQGALELFGRAIRVLPRRASAYNNRAQTLRLQGDTAGALADLDRAVSLSGCRGRTACQALVQRGLLHRLGGQDDKALQDFREAAELGSEFARQQTVLLNPYAALCNKMLRQVIGKLRNPDGCEPSL; encoded by the exons ATGGCATCGGAGCACGACCGAGCGGTGCTGCAGGCCATCTTCAGCCCCAACACCCCATTTGAGGACGTCCCCGGCCTGGACCAGGAGCAGGACCTAACAGATGACG ACGGCCCCTTTGACGCAGACTCACTGAGGCAAGTAAAGGACTTGGAGAGTCGCGGGGTCTCTGCGGCCGAGGCGGGGGATTTGCAAGGAGCCCTTGAGCTGTTCGGACGGGCCATACGCGTTCTACCCCGGCGGGCGTCGGCCTACAACAACCGGGCGCAGACCCTGCGACTGCAGGGCGACACGGCAG GTGCTCTGGCGGACTTGGACCGAGCTGTTTCGCTGAGCGGGTGCCGTGGGCGGACGGCCTGCCAGGCGCTGGTGCAGCGGGGCCTCCTGCACAGACTGGGGGGACAGGACGACAAAGCGCTCCAGGACTTCCGGGAGGCGGCGGAGCTCGGCAGCGAGTTTGCCCGCCAGCAGACGGTGCTGCTGAATCCGTACGCGGCGCTTTGCAACAAGATGCTACGCCAGGTCATCGGCAAGCTACGCAACCCCGATGGGTGCGAGCCGTCACTTTAG